A window from Pokkaliibacter sp. MBI-7 encodes these proteins:
- a CDS encoding DUF1835 domain-containing protein → MPDTERPSVSDTAAPSPYQRTWFNGRLNLEQQKKRARELLRAYHQDQAPAVQRFQQHHPRYDHGFYPQLADAQWVIARENGFASWARMKAHIGQLAHQPDTAPDGRHTLHLRCGEDIRQSLQLAGFIGDFQQFADPFCQGPLADLPLPEFIHNRADFIARAYELEPADALARLQGEYAVLQRLEDYQQVVLWFEHDSYDQLILAFLLDQLLRLQPKVQLELICVEQVPGVPDFIGLGQLTPELLTWLWHNQRVPLGRTHLQLGRQVWRALCQPEPAALQALAAAETSPVLPMQRALQRHLRELPSGFNGLGLTEHLALQAMADYGADTVGRVFSVLMRQLEPLPFLGDLMFWYVIRQLQQTREPLFVLEPGKGDPERGWPSYPIFLTETGVAVLRGKRDFRELFYGERWVGGICIKGQVR, encoded by the coding sequence ATGCCGGATACCGAGCGTCCGTCTGTGAGTGATACAGCGGCACCATCGCCTTACCAGCGCACCTGGTTCAACGGGCGGCTGAATCTTGAGCAGCAGAAGAAGCGCGCCAGAGAGTTGCTGCGGGCCTATCACCAGGATCAGGCACCTGCGGTGCAGCGTTTTCAACAGCATCACCCGCGCTACGATCATGGCTTTTATCCACAGCTGGCGGATGCCCAGTGGGTGATTGCCCGCGAGAATGGCTTTGCCAGCTGGGCACGGATGAAAGCGCATATCGGGCAGCTGGCCCATCAGCCTGATACTGCGCCTGATGGTCGCCATACCCTGCATCTGCGCTGTGGCGAGGACATTCGCCAGAGCCTGCAGCTGGCGGGTTTTATCGGTGATTTCCAGCAGTTTGCCGACCCCTTCTGTCAGGGGCCGCTGGCCGATCTGCCGCTACCTGAATTTATCCACAACCGCGCCGACTTCATCGCCCGTGCCTATGAGCTGGAGCCGGCGGATGCCCTCGCGCGTCTGCAGGGCGAATATGCCGTGCTGCAGCGGCTGGAAGACTATCAGCAGGTGGTGCTGTGGTTTGAACACGACAGTTACGACCAGCTGATTCTGGCCTTTTTGCTGGACCAGCTGCTGCGGCTGCAACCGAAGGTGCAGCTGGAGCTGATCTGTGTTGAGCAGGTGCCGGGGGTGCCGGATTTTATCGGGCTGGGGCAGCTGACACCTGAACTGCTGACCTGGCTGTGGCATAACCAGCGGGTGCCGCTGGGGCGTACTCATCTGCAGCTGGGGCGGCAGGTATGGCGGGCGCTGTGTCAGCCTGAACCGGCCGCGCTGCAGGCCCTCGCTGCGGCGGAAACGTCGCCGGTCCTGCCGATGCAACGTGCCCTGCAGCGCCATCTGCGTGAGTTACCCTCCGGCTTCAATGGCCTTGGGCTGACCGAGCATCTGGCCCTGCAGGCCATGGCCGACTACGGTGCCGATACCGTGGGCCGGGTATTTTCGGTGCTGATGCGGCAGCTTGAACCACTGCCGTTTCTGGGTGATCTGATGTTCTGGTATGTCATTCGTCAGCTGCAGCAGACCCGCGAGCCGCTGTTTGTGCTGGAGCCGGGTAAGGGCGACCCTGAGCGGGGCTGGCCCAGTTATCCCATCTTTCTGACCGAGACCGGAGTGGCCGTACTGCGAGGCAAACGTGATTTTCGTGAGCTGTTCTACGGTGAGCGCTGGGTGGGTGGCATCTGCATCAAAGGGCAGGTGCGCTGA
- the hpxO gene encoding FAD-dependent urate hydroxylase HpxO, translated as MQALNIVVAGAGMGGLTAALALQKAGHRVHVYERVAELAPVGAAISIWSNGVKILNALGLKEQIEAVSGDMRSMSYQDLHGQTLTRFSLEPLYQQVQQPARPIARAVLQELLLEAVGREHITLGVSCEQVAQDATGIDVTLSTGDTVRADLLVAADGTHSRLRTEVAGFDSEREYRGYVNWNGRVPVSADLADAHEWKQFVGEHKRVSLMPMGNDEFYFFFDVPLPKGTANQRSHYRDELRQHFAGWAEPVQTLIERIDPERVARVEIHDVDPLDRLVKGRLVLLGDAAHSMTPDLGQGGCQAMEDAWVLMNCLEQFDGDVAAALQQYEAERLERVAGIVLRARKRCDTTHGTDPDKTQEWYDELAQESGVNILAGLRQTIEGSPLQ; from the coding sequence ATGCAAGCACTCAACATTGTTGTCGCAGGCGCGGGCATGGGTGGATTAACCGCCGCCCTTGCCCTGCAGAAAGCCGGTCACCGGGTCCATGTCTATGAGCGGGTGGCGGAACTGGCGCCGGTGGGCGCTGCCATCTCTATCTGGTCAAACGGTGTGAAGATTCTCAATGCGCTGGGGCTGAAGGAGCAGATCGAAGCGGTCAGCGGTGATATGCGCAGCATGAGTTATCAGGACCTGCATGGGCAGACCCTGACCCGCTTCAGTCTGGAGCCGCTGTATCAGCAGGTGCAGCAGCCAGCCCGGCCGATTGCCCGTGCCGTGCTGCAGGAACTGCTGCTGGAGGCCGTCGGCAGGGAGCACATCACCCTCGGTGTCAGTTGTGAGCAGGTGGCGCAGGATGCCACGGGTATCGATGTCACCCTGAGCACGGGTGACACCGTGCGCGCTGATCTGCTGGTGGCGGCCGATGGCACTCATTCACGTTTGCGCACCGAGGTGGCCGGGTTCGACAGCGAACGGGAATACCGTGGTTATGTGAACTGGAATGGCCGGGTGCCGGTGTCGGCGGATCTGGCCGATGCTCATGAATGGAAGCAGTTTGTTGGTGAACACAAGCGGGTATCGCTGATGCCCATGGGTAATGACGAATTCTATTTCTTCTTCGATGTGCCGCTGCCCAAGGGCACGGCCAACCAGCGCAGCCACTATCGCGATGAACTGCGTCAGCACTTTGCCGGCTGGGCGGAACCGGTGCAGACGCTGATTGAGCGTATCGACCCGGAGCGGGTCGCACGGGTGGAGATTCATGATGTGGACCCGCTCGACAGGCTGGTCAAGGGGCGGCTGGTGCTGCTGGGCGATGCGGCCCATTCGATGACGCCGGATCTGGGGCAGGGCGGTTGTCAGGCCATGGAGGATGCCTGGGTGCTGATGAACTGTCTGGAGCAGTTTGACGGGGATGTAGCGGCGGCGCTGCAGCAGTATGAGGCAGAACGGCTGGAGCGGGTGGCCGGTATTGTGCTGCGGGCACGCAAACGCTGTGATACGACGCACGGTACCGATCCGGACAAGACGCAGGAATGGTATGACGAGCTGGCTCAGGAAAGCGGCGTCAATATTCTCGCCGGCCTCAGGCAGACCATCGAGGGCAGCCCGCTGCAGTGA
- a CDS encoding Rrf2 family transcriptional regulator — protein sequence MQLKSFTDLSLRTLLYVGMQGEKLSTIGEIADFFHISKEHLRKVVHRLSSLGYLHTSRGIHGGMQLAMAAGQIRLGKVVALMEEDMSIIDCEGRQCTLTGRCRLKGVLMQAQQAFLAVLDQYTLADVLSDPLLQQQLRIELHAVS from the coding sequence ATGCAGTTAAAAAGCTTTACCGACCTGTCACTGCGCACCTTGCTGTATGTAGGGATGCAGGGTGAAAAACTGAGCACCATCGGCGAAATTGCCGACTTCTTTCATATCTCCAAAGAACATCTGCGCAAAGTCGTCCATCGTCTTTCTTCTCTGGGTTATCTGCACACCAGCCGCGGCATCCACGGTGGCATGCAACTGGCCATGGCAGCCGGGCAGATTCGTCTGGGCAAGGTAGTGGCACTGATGGAAGAAGACATGTCGATCATCGACTGTGAAGGCAGGCAGTGCACCCTGACCGGCCGCTGCAGGCTGAAGGGAGTGCTGATGCAGGCACAGCAGGCCTTTCTGGCGGTGCTCGATCAGTACACCCTGGCCGATGTGCTCAGTGACCCGCTGCTGCAACAACAGTTACGCATCGAGCTGCACGCCGTCAGCTGA
- a CDS encoding putative urea ABC transporter substrate-binding protein, with protein MKRLTALLVSTALAAVCSAPLLSSSAQADTKKDFNVCWSIYVGWMPWGYMKDHGIIKKWADKYGISIDVTQINDYVESINQYTAGGFDACAMTNMDALTIPAAGGVDSTALIVGDFSNGNDGVVLKGKGKLTDIKGQNVNLVELSVSHYLLARALETVGMKESDVTVVNTSDADMVAAYSTPDVTATVTWNPLLSTVTAMPDSHLVFDSSKIPGEIIDLMVANTQTLKDNPAFGKALTGAWYETMALMSDPGPDGQAAREAMATASGTDLFGFEGQLETTRMFYTPQSALGLTRDAELKATMQHVAEFSFEHGLLGDGAPNAGFIGVETPSGIYGSDSNVKLRFDPTYMQMAADKQL; from the coding sequence ATGAAGCGACTCACAGCACTGCTTGTTTCCACCGCCCTTGCCGCTGTTTGCAGCGCGCCCTTGTTATCCTCATCTGCTCAGGCCGACACCAAGAAAGACTTCAATGTCTGCTGGTCCATCTATGTGGGCTGGATGCCCTGGGGCTATATGAAGGACCACGGCATCATTAAGAAATGGGCCGACAAGTACGGCATCAGTATTGATGTCACCCAGATCAACGACTATGTCGAATCCATTAACCAGTACACCGCCGGTGGGTTTGATGCCTGTGCCATGACCAACATGGACGCCCTGACCATTCCCGCCGCCGGAGGCGTTGACAGCACCGCCCTGATCGTCGGTGACTTCTCCAACGGCAATGACGGTGTGGTGCTGAAGGGCAAGGGCAAGCTCACTGACATCAAGGGCCAGAACGTCAATCTGGTTGAGCTGAGCGTGTCGCACTATCTGCTGGCGCGGGCGCTGGAAACGGTAGGCATGAAGGAGTCGGACGTCACCGTGGTCAACACCTCGGATGCCGACATGGTGGCCGCCTACAGTACCCCGGACGTCACTGCGACCGTCACCTGGAACCCGCTGCTGAGCACTGTCACCGCGATGCCTGACAGCCATCTGGTGTTTGACTCTTCCAAAATCCCCGGCGAAATCATCGACCTGATGGTCGCCAATACCCAGACCCTCAAGGACAACCCCGCTTTCGGTAAGGCGCTGACCGGTGCCTGGTATGAAACCATGGCGCTGATGAGTGACCCCGGCCCTGACGGACAGGCAGCCCGCGAAGCCATGGCCACGGCCTCCGGCACCGACCTGTTTGGCTTTGAAGGCCAGCTGGAAACCACCCGCATGTTCTATACCCCGCAGTCCGCTCTGGGGCTGACCAGAGACGCCGAGCTGAAGGCCACCATGCAGCATGTGGCGGAGTTCTCCTTTGAACATGGCCTGCTTGGTGATGGCGCGCCCAATGCCGGTTTTATCGGCGTGGAAACACCCAGCGGCATCTACGGCAGCGACAGCAACGTCAAACTGCGCTTCGATCCGACCTATATGCAGATGGCGGCTGATAAGCAGCTGTAA
- a CDS encoding ABC transporter permease, which yields MKRMINLRPDRSWRMMLTLLPFALLLLVYILSSDARLALNPNDKLLPSFAQFAGTMQQMVFEPSKRTGELLFWQDTFSSLQRLGLGILIAATLGLVIGLLTGALPLVSAAFSPLLTVVSLIPPMALLPILFIVFGLGELSKVVLIVIGIFPFIARDIQKRAQEIPAEQLVKAQTLGAATPAILLRVLLPQLMPRLIDAVRLSLGAGWLFLIAAEAIASTDGLGYRIFLVRRYLSMDVILPYVAWITLLAFLVDWLLAWANRRLYPWYHQGGL from the coding sequence ATGAAACGTATGATCAACCTGCGGCCGGACCGGTCCTGGCGGATGATGCTGACCCTGCTGCCCTTTGCCTTGCTGCTGCTGGTCTACATCCTCAGTTCCGATGCGCGGCTGGCGCTCAACCCCAATGACAAGCTGCTGCCCAGCTTTGCCCAGTTTGCCGGCACCATGCAGCAGATGGTGTTCGAGCCGAGCAAACGCACCGGTGAGCTGCTGTTCTGGCAGGACACCTTCAGCAGTCTGCAGCGTCTGGGGCTGGGGATACTGATTGCCGCCACACTGGGGCTGGTGATCGGTCTGCTGACCGGTGCGCTGCCGCTGGTAAGTGCGGCCTTTTCACCGTTGCTGACGGTAGTGTCGCTGATCCCGCCGATGGCGCTGCTGCCGATCCTGTTTATTGTGTTTGGCCTGGGTGAACTGTCGAAAGTGGTGCTGATCGTGATCGGCATCTTCCCCTTTATCGCCCGCGATATTCAGAAACGTGCGCAGGAAATCCCCGCCGAACAGCTGGTCAAGGCGCAGACCCTCGGTGCCGCGACACCGGCCATTCTGCTGCGTGTGCTGCTGCCACAGCTGATGCCGCGGCTGATCGACGCGGTGCGGCTGTCGCTGGGCGCTGGCTGGCTGTTCCTGATTGCGGCCGAGGCCATCGCCTCCACCGACGGGCTGGGCTACCGCATCTTTCTGGTGCGGCGCTATCTGTCGATGGATGTGATTCTGCCCTATGTGGCCTGGATCACCCTGCTGGCCTTTCTGGTGGACTGGCTGCTGGCCTGGGCTAATCGCCGTCTTTATCCCTGGTATCACCAAGGAGGCCTGTGA
- a CDS encoding ATP-binding cassette domain-containing protein: protein MLQINNLWKSYGDQIVLERIHTEVQAGDFVTMVGASGCGKSTFLKMLLGTEVPSKGQILLDGQPLAAEPDADRGIVFQQYSVFPHLSVLDNVIIACAFSQSPWTGWLGRTRKAAARQAAEAMLDKVGLSHALQRYPHELSGGMKQRLAIAQALMLKPRILLLDEPFGALDPGIRADMHELVLGLWREHQLTVFMVTHDLKEAFYLGTRLWVFDKVRHDPQAPHRYGASLTYDLDINRKRGSDLQGAALLKDIQARTAPAVALAG from the coding sequence ATGCTGCAGATCAATAACCTGTGGAAGTCCTATGGCGATCAGATTGTGCTGGAGCGCATCCATACCGAGGTGCAGGCCGGTGACTTTGTCACCATGGTGGGTGCCTCCGGCTGTGGCAAAAGTACCTTCCTGAAAATGCTGCTGGGCACCGAAGTGCCGAGCAAGGGCCAGATTCTGCTGGATGGCCAGCCGCTGGCCGCCGAGCCGGATGCAGACCGTGGCATCGTGTTCCAGCAGTACTCGGTGTTTCCCCATCTGAGCGTGCTCGACAACGTCATCATTGCCTGTGCCTTTTCGCAAAGCCCATGGACTGGCTGGCTGGGTCGCACCCGCAAGGCGGCAGCACGTCAGGCGGCGGAGGCGATGCTCGACAAGGTGGGCTTAAGCCATGCCCTGCAGCGCTACCCTCATGAACTGTCGGGCGGCATGAAGCAGCGTCTGGCCATTGCTCAGGCACTGATGCTGAAGCCACGCATCCTGCTGCTGGACGAACCCTTCGGTGCCCTCGACCCCGGTATCCGTGCCGACATGCACGAGCTGGTGCTGGGGTTGTGGCGTGAGCACCAGCTGACGGTGTTTATGGTCACCCACGATCTCAAGGAAGCCTTCTATCTGGGCACCCGTCTGTGGGTGTTCGACAAGGTACGCCACGATCCGCAGGCCCCCCATCGTTATGGCGCCAGCCTGACCTACGACCTCGACATTAACCGCAAGCGTGGCAGCGACCTGCAGGGCGCCGCGCTGCTCAAGGATATTCAGGCCCGCACCGCCCCCGCCGTGGCGCTGGCGGGCTGA
- a CDS encoding urea amidolyase associated protein UAAP1: MNAVCSSTHADVLSLDHYRTELRTGQHWSLTMRRGTQMTLTDLTGGANVALLMHNPFNLLERYNAPDTLKCQHTFKLTRGNCLYSDMGRIFCSITADSFGWHDSVCGNSHAEQVAAQWGRRDYQKVRNDWHQNGYDAFLVELAKYGLSRADLAANLNLFSKVSSDDDGNLTLDRSVDSRGCQVTLRFEMDTLVLLHTCPHPLDCSEHYPSASVQIDISRAAALTADDYCLNFRPENRRGFHNNALYHFANPGYSTSPSAQ, translated from the coding sequence ATGAATGCCGTCTGCTCCTCCACCCATGCCGATGTGCTCAGTCTGGACCACTACCGTACCGAGCTGCGCACCGGTCAGCACTGGTCGCTGACCATGCGCCGTGGCACCCAGATGACCCTGACCGATCTGACCGGCGGCGCTAATGTCGCCCTGCTGATGCATAACCCGTTCAACCTGCTGGAGCGCTACAACGCCCCGGATACGCTGAAATGCCAGCACACCTTCAAGCTGACCCGCGGTAACTGCCTGTATTCCGACATGGGGCGGATTTTCTGCTCCATCACCGCCGACAGCTTTGGCTGGCACGACAGTGTCTGTGGTAACAGCCATGCCGAGCAGGTGGCGGCGCAGTGGGGCCGCCGTGATTATCAGAAGGTGCGCAACGACTGGCATCAGAACGGCTACGACGCCTTTCTGGTGGAGCTGGCCAAGTACGGCCTGAGTCGTGCCGATCTGGCCGCCAACCTCAATCTGTTCAGCAAGGTCAGCAGTGATGATGACGGCAATCTGACTCTGGACCGCAGTGTCGACAGCCGCGGCTGTCAGGTGACCCTGCGCTTTGAGATGGACACCCTGGTGCTGCTGCATACCTGCCCGCATCCGCTCGACTGCAGCGAGCACTATCCCAGCGCCAGTGTGCAGATTGACATAAGCCGGGCTGCGGCGCTGACGGCCGATGATTACTGCCTCAATTTCCGCCCTGAAAACCGCCGTGGCTTTCACAACAACGCCCTCTATCACTTCGCCAATCCCGGCTATTCCACCTCGCCCAGCGCTCAGTAA
- a CDS encoding urea amidolyase associated protein UAAP2 gives MIKHSERQPELALHRQVVGAGDYYFDVIKAGQVFRILDLQGNQAADTLFYNAADPSEHYSFTDTIREQGNLYLTAGSVLRSNEGRPMLEMLADTCGRHDTLGGACASESNTVRYDLEKRCMHSCRDNWMLAIAEHPEFGLGKTDITHNINFFMNVPVTAAGGLTFEDGISAAGKYVELKALMDVIVLISNCPQLNNPCNGYNPTPIEVLTWEK, from the coding sequence ATGATCAAACACAGCGAACGTCAGCCTGAACTGGCCCTGCACCGGCAGGTGGTGGGTGCCGGGGATTATTACTTCGATGTGATCAAGGCCGGACAGGTCTTCCGCATCCTTGATCTGCAAGGCAATCAGGCTGCCGACACTCTGTTCTATAACGCCGCTGACCCCAGCGAACATTACAGCTTCACCGACACCATCCGCGAACAGGGCAACCTGTACCTGACGGCGGGCAGCGTGCTGCGCTCCAACGAAGGCCGGCCGATGCTGGAAATGCTGGCTGATACCTGTGGCCGCCACGACACCCTCGGCGGTGCCTGTGCCAGCGAAAGCAATACCGTGCGCTATGACCTGGAGAAGCGCTGCATGCACTCCTGCCGCGACAACTGGATGCTGGCCATTGCCGAGCACCCGGAGTTCGGGCTGGGTAAGACCGACATCACCCACAACATCAATTTCTTTATGAATGTGCCGGTGACCGCCGCCGGTGGGCTGACTTTTGAAGACGGCATTTCCGCGGCCGGCAAGTACGTAGAGCTGAAAGCGCTGATGGATGTGATCGTGCTGATCTCCAACTGTCCGCAGCTGAACAACCCCTGCAACGGTTACAACCCGACGCCCATTGAGGTACTGACCTGGGAGAAATAG
- the uca gene encoding urea carboxylase yields the protein MFNKVLIANRGAIATRIIRTLRRLGVTSVAVYAESDAHSLHVRQADEAYCLGEGGAATTYLDATRLIDIALQCGAEAIHPGYGFLSENADFVRRCEQAGIAFVGPTPEQMEDFGLKHRARELAQLAEVPMSPGSGLLQSLAEAQQAAAEIGYPVMLKSTAGGGGIGMQLCQDSQQLEAAYASVKRLGANNFANDGVFLEKFIARARHIEVQVFGDGQGKALALGERDCSSQRRNQKVVEECPAPHLSDAVREELHRTAERLLAQVSYRNAGTVEFICDADTDAFYFLEVNTRLQVEHGVTEQVYGVDLVEWMLRLASGEALALDDQRSALRPRGHAMQVRIYAEDPSRDFQPCAGLLSRVSFPVGEQVRIDHWLESGIEVPPYFDPMLAKVIVHGDDRDAALQQLQQTLADIELYGIETNLGYLQALLEDDTLRQGRVTTRYLNQFRWQPARIEVLQGGTQTTVQDYPGRRGYWDVGVPPSGPFDSLSFRLANRLLGNPDEAAGLEITLQGPTLKFTHATRIVLGGAAIAASLEGEPVALWQVIAVEAGQVLQLGRISDAGARAYLAVAGGIQCPAYLGSRSTFTLGQFGGHNGRALRTGDTLALPSAVPQAALSGACLPAGLLPTMGRDWQLRVIYGPHGAPDFFTAADIDSFFSTDWEVHYNSSRTGVRLIGPKPQWARPDGGEAGMHPSNIHDNAYAWGTVDFTGDMPVILGPDGPSLGGFVCPATVIQADLWKLGQLRAGDKVRFVPVSLDTAVLLEHQQLHSLATLTPVPQTQAQWQPCTPDSPVLLTLPASQYGEEVVYRAAGDHFLLVEYGPQQLDIRLRFRAHALMQWLQAHPLPGLRELTPGIRSLQVHYDSQQLSRQQLLAHLQQAEQTLASQLDALTVPSRIVYLPLSWNDAACQQAIEKYMQSVRANAPWCPSNLEFIRRINGLDSVDDVKRIVFEASYLVMGLGDVYLGAPVATPVDPRHRLVTTKYNPARTWTAENSVGIGGSYLCVYGMEGPGGYQFVGRTLQMWNRYRQTREFSQPWLLRFFDQIRFYEVSADELLQIREDFPRGRYPLRIEEGQFSLASYQAFIDEQQHSITQFTQQREAAFAEELQRWHATGQFNYEAESVEAEVGQASWPEHATVVDSPVSGSVWQAEVAVGDKVTVGQPLLILESMKMEIPVFATTAGTVTQLLVKPGGRVNAGQVLVVIE from the coding sequence ATGTTCAATAAGGTTCTGATTGCCAACCGCGGGGCCATTGCGACCCGCATCATCCGTACCCTGCGCCGTCTGGGGGTGACGTCGGTGGCGGTGTATGCCGAGAGTGACGCTCATTCCCTGCATGTCCGTCAGGCCGATGAAGCCTACTGTCTGGGCGAAGGGGGCGCGGCCACCACCTATCTGGATGCCACCAGGCTGATCGACATCGCCCTTCAATGCGGAGCGGAAGCCATCCACCCCGGTTATGGCTTTCTGTCGGAGAATGCCGATTTTGTCAGGCGCTGCGAGCAGGCGGGGATTGCCTTTGTCGGCCCCACCCCGGAACAGATGGAAGACTTCGGCCTCAAGCATCGTGCCCGTGAGCTGGCGCAGCTGGCCGAGGTGCCGATGTCGCCCGGCTCGGGCCTGTTGCAGTCTCTGGCAGAGGCACAGCAGGCGGCGGCTGAGATTGGCTATCCGGTGATGCTGAAAAGCACTGCCGGGGGAGGCGGTATCGGGATGCAGCTGTGTCAGGACAGCCAGCAGCTGGAGGCGGCCTATGCCAGCGTCAAACGTCTGGGCGCTAACAACTTTGCCAACGACGGCGTCTTTCTGGAGAAGTTTATCGCCCGTGCCCGGCATATCGAGGTGCAGGTGTTTGGGGATGGTCAGGGCAAGGCGCTGGCGCTGGGGGAGCGCGACTGTTCCAGCCAGCGACGAAATCAGAAAGTGGTGGAGGAATGCCCGGCGCCGCACCTCAGTGACGCTGTGCGTGAGGAACTGCATCGCACCGCCGAGCGGCTACTGGCCCAGGTCAGCTATCGCAATGCCGGGACGGTGGAGTTTATCTGTGATGCCGATACCGACGCGTTCTACTTCCTTGAAGTGAATACCCGGCTGCAGGTGGAGCACGGGGTGACCGAGCAGGTCTACGGTGTCGATCTGGTGGAGTGGATGCTGCGTCTGGCCAGTGGGGAAGCGCTGGCACTGGATGACCAGCGCTCTGCGTTGCGCCCCCGTGGCCATGCCATGCAGGTACGTATCTACGCCGAAGACCCCAGCCGCGACTTCCAGCCCTGCGCCGGGTTACTGAGCCGGGTGAGCTTCCCCGTGGGGGAACAGGTGCGTATCGATCACTGGCTGGAAAGCGGTATTGAAGTGCCCCCTTATTTCGACCCGATGCTGGCCAAGGTGATTGTGCACGGCGATGACCGCGATGCGGCCCTGCAGCAGCTGCAGCAGACACTGGCCGACATTGAGCTGTACGGTATCGAAACCAACCTCGGCTATCTGCAGGCCCTGCTCGAAGATGACACCCTGCGGCAGGGGCGGGTGACGACCCGCTATCTCAATCAGTTCCGCTGGCAGCCAGCACGGATCGAGGTGCTGCAGGGCGGCACTCAGACCACCGTGCAGGACTATCCCGGTCGCCGTGGGTACTGGGATGTGGGGGTGCCACCGTCGGGGCCGTTCGATTCACTGTCGTTCCGTCTCGCCAACCGCCTGCTGGGCAACCCCGATGAGGCGGCCGGGCTGGAAATCACCTTGCAGGGGCCAACCCTGAAATTCACCCACGCTACCCGTATTGTGCTCGGTGGTGCTGCCATTGCCGCCAGTCTGGAGGGCGAGCCCGTAGCGCTGTGGCAGGTCATTGCGGTGGAGGCTGGTCAGGTGTTGCAGCTCGGGCGCATCAGCGACGCCGGGGCGCGGGCCTATCTGGCCGTCGCTGGCGGCATTCAGTGTCCTGCCTATCTGGGGTCACGTTCGACCTTCACCCTGGGGCAGTTCGGCGGGCACAATGGCCGTGCGTTACGTACTGGCGACACTTTGGCGTTGCCGTCTGCCGTGCCGCAGGCCGCGCTCAGTGGTGCCTGCCTGCCCGCCGGTCTGCTCCCGACCATGGGGCGTGACTGGCAACTGCGGGTGATTTATGGCCCCCATGGCGCGCCGGACTTTTTCACGGCCGCGGATATCGACAGTTTTTTCAGCACGGACTGGGAAGTGCATTACAACTCCAGCCGCACTGGCGTGCGCCTGATTGGCCCGAAACCACAATGGGCACGGCCGGATGGCGGTGAAGCCGGGATGCACCCGTCGAATATCCATGACAACGCCTATGCCTGGGGCACCGTCGACTTTACCGGCGATATGCCGGTTATCCTCGGGCCTGACGGACCGTCGCTCGGCGGCTTTGTCTGTCCGGCGACAGTGATTCAGGCGGACTTATGGAAGCTGGGCCAGCTGCGTGCCGGTGATAAGGTGCGTTTTGTGCCGGTCAGCCTCGATACCGCCGTGCTACTGGAGCACCAGCAGCTGCACAGCCTGGCCACCCTGACCCCGGTGCCGCAAACGCAGGCGCAGTGGCAGCCCTGCACGCCGGACAGCCCGGTACTGCTCACACTGCCAGCCAGCCAATACGGCGAAGAGGTGGTGTATCGGGCGGCCGGTGATCACTTCCTGCTGGTGGAGTACGGCCCGCAGCAACTGGATATTCGTCTGCGTTTTCGCGCTCATGCGCTGATGCAGTGGCTGCAGGCCCATCCGCTGCCCGGTCTGCGTGAGCTGACCCCCGGCATTCGTTCGCTGCAGGTGCATTACGACAGCCAGCAGCTCAGCCGTCAGCAGCTGCTGGCCCATCTGCAGCAGGCCGAGCAGACCCTGGCCAGTCAGCTGGACGCGCTGACCGTGCCGTCGCGCATCGTCTATCTGCCGCTGAGCTGGAATGATGCCGCCTGCCAGCAGGCTATCGAGAAGTACATGCAGTCGGTGCGCGCCAATGCGCCCTGGTGCCCGAGTAATCTGGAGTTTATTCGTCGCATCAATGGCCTCGACAGTGTTGATGACGTCAAACGCATTGTGTTCGAGGCGTCCTATCTGGTGATGGGGCTGGGCGATGTCTATCTCGGCGCGCCGGTGGCGACACCGGTAGATCCGCGTCACCGGCTGGTTACCACCAAATACAATCCGGCACGCACCTGGACAGCCGAAAACTCCGTCGGTATCGGCGGCTCCTACCTCTGTGTCTACGGTATGGAAGGGCCGGGGGGGTATCAGTTTGTCGGCCGTACCCTGCAGATGTGGAACCGTTACCGCCAGACCCGCGAATTCAGTCAGCCCTGGCTGCTGCGCTTTTTCGACCAGATTCGCTTCTATGAGGTCAGTGCCGACGAGCTGCTGCAGATTCGTGAAGACTTCCCCCGTGGCCGTTATCCGCTGCGCATCGAGGAAGGCCAGTTCAGTCTGGCCAGCTATCAGGCGTTTATCGACGAGCAGCAGCACAGCATTACGCAGTTCACTCAGCAGCGCGAAGCGGCGTTTGCCGAAGAGCTGCAACGCTGGCATGCCACCGGCCAGTTCAATTACGAGGCGGAGTCCGTCGAGGCCGAGGTGGGGCAGGCCAGCTGGCCGGAGCACGCCACGGTGGTCGACAGCCCGGTATCCGGCAGCGTCTGGCAGGCGGAGGTAGCGGTGGGGGACAAGGTGACCGTTGGTCAGCCATTGCTGATTCTGGAGTCGATGAAAATGGAAATCCCGGTATTTGCCACCACTGCCGGCACGGTAACGCAGTTACTGGTCAAACCCGGCGGCCGGGTCAATGCCGGGCAGGTGCTGGTGGTGATTGAGTGA